One window of Psychrobacillus sp. FSL H8-0483 genomic DNA carries:
- a CDS encoding LysR family transcriptional regulator: MELRDIKSFIEVANHRSFTKATEYSYLSQPSLSKAVKKLEEELHVKLFDRSTRHLELTDAGKIVYRQGQQALNLLNELPNLLNELIEIDTGEIKIGIPPLIGTLFFPYIARTFHDQYPNVKLELVELGAKLIEQLVEEGKIDLGLIVLPIDELVFNVYPFINDEFVLYINQDHPLAKHTSIALSELKDEQFIIFTKDFALHDFIINTCKEAGFTPTISYKSSQWDLILELVASNLGITLLPKSIFEKQNNPIIKTISLQKPSLLWQLAIVTKKDAYQSFALRKFLKMFTKDRKFI, from the coding sequence ATGGAGCTGCGTGACATCAAGTCTTTTATAGAAGTAGCTAATCACCGTAGCTTTACGAAGGCCACAGAATACTCGTATCTCTCTCAACCTTCATTGAGCAAGGCGGTCAAAAAGTTGGAAGAAGAATTACATGTGAAACTTTTCGATCGTTCAACACGCCATCTTGAATTGACTGATGCTGGAAAAATTGTATATAGACAAGGGCAACAGGCACTTAATTTGCTAAATGAGTTACCGAATTTACTAAATGAGTTAATCGAAATCGATACCGGCGAGATTAAAATAGGAATCCCACCACTTATCGGCACCCTATTCTTTCCATACATTGCTCGTACTTTCCACGACCAATACCCTAATGTGAAGCTAGAACTCGTGGAACTTGGGGCAAAGTTAATTGAACAGCTTGTGGAGGAGGGTAAGATCGACCTGGGATTAATTGTTCTGCCAATTGATGAATTGGTATTCAATGTTTATCCTTTTATTAATGACGAATTTGTTCTGTATATTAATCAAGATCACCCGCTTGCTAAACATACATCTATAGCTCTATCGGAACTAAAAGACGAGCAATTTATTATTTTTACGAAAGACTTTGCTTTGCATGATTTTATTATAAATACATGTAAAGAAGCAGGATTTACCCCTACTATTTCATATAAGAGCTCACAATGGGATTTGATTTTGGAATTGGTTGCTTCCAATCTGGGGATTACTTTATTACCAAAATCAATTTTTGAAAAACAAAACAATCCAATAATCAAAACCATTTCATTGCAAAAACCATCTCTTCTTTGGCAACTAGCCATTGTTACGAAAAAAGACGCATATCAATCTTTTGCGTTGAGAAAGTTTCTGAAAATGTTTACGAAAGACAGAAAATTCATTTGA
- a CDS encoding DUF1048 domain-containing protein: MMEMFKKIIGDKKEYKMMMARVEALPEDYQFVFKKIQNYMWNFSAGSGMDMLHMQYELIELFEVGAAEGRQVLEITGDDVASFADELVANAKTYIAKYREDLNQSIMTRLEKNKFNR; the protein is encoded by the coding sequence ATGATGGAAATGTTCAAAAAAATAATTGGTGATAAAAAAGAATACAAGATGATGATGGCACGAGTTGAAGCCCTGCCAGAGGACTATCAGTTTGTATTTAAGAAAATTCAAAACTACATGTGGAATTTCTCAGCGGGCAGCGGGATGGATATGCTGCACATGCAGTATGAATTAATCGAGTTGTTCGAAGTCGGTGCGGCGGAAGGCAGACAAGTGCTGGAAATCACTGGGGACGACGTGGCGTCCTTTGCCGACGAACTAGTGGCAAACGCTAAAACCTATATTGCCAAGTATCGTGAAGATTTGAATCAGAGTATCATGACGCGATTGGAAAAAAATAAATTCAATAGATAA
- a CDS encoding CoA transferase subunit B, with protein sequence MRNTRLSIVKRAVHEIKDGMNVNLGIGIPTLVANEIPTDFNVLLQSENGLLGIGPYPLEGEEDPDLINAGKETITTVPGSSFFDSAESFAMIRGGHIDLAILGGMEVSEYGDLANWMIPGKMVKGMGGAMDLVNGAKRVVVVMEHVNKNGESKIKKECTLPLTGKGVVHRLITDLAVFDFTENGMVLIETTEGVTIDEVKEKTEASFTVLPELVEVK encoded by the coding sequence ATGAGGAATACACGTTTATCAATAGTGAAACGAGCTGTACACGAAATAAAAGACGGTATGAATGTAAATTTAGGAATTGGGATTCCAACGCTTGTCGCCAATGAGATTCCGACTGATTTTAACGTTTTATTACAATCAGAAAACGGGTTACTTGGCATTGGTCCTTACCCATTAGAAGGTGAAGAGGATCCAGATTTAATTAATGCAGGTAAAGAAACAATTACAACAGTTCCTGGGTCTTCATTTTTTGACAGCGCCGAGTCATTTGCAATGATCCGTGGTGGACATATCGACCTTGCGATTCTTGGTGGTATGGAAGTATCTGAATATGGCGATCTAGCCAATTGGATGATTCCAGGGAAAATGGTCAAAGGAATGGGTGGAGCAATGGATCTCGTCAATGGCGCAAAACGGGTTGTTGTCGTGATGGAACATGTAAATAAAAACGGTGAATCAAAAATTAAAAAAGAATGTACGTTACCTCTTACAGGTAAAGGAGTTGTTCATCGACTAATTACAGATTTAGCAGTGTTTGACTTCACAGAAAACGGAATGGTACTTATTGAAACAACAGAAGGCGTGACAATAGATGAAGTGAAAGAGAAAACAGAAGCAAGTTTTACAGTTTTACCCGAACTTGTGGAAGTGAAATAA
- a CDS encoding TldD/PmbA family protein, translating into MIKQSIIENVLEAALSTGGDFSEVFIEDKYVNTIELQSGKIEKSISGRDFGIGIRIFSGLQSIYTYTTDFSEEGLLVAAKRAALAINSGAQGIIHPLQKETLNPIHQIVQMPQNVENARKVAIMRKANEIARNYDERIRQVALRYFDEEQNVLIANSEGKFITDTRVHSRLSIQATASDGVEMQTGFYGPGAHAGFEFIEKLDLEHYAGEAARIAVTMLGADECPSGKFPVIIDNEFGGVIFHEACGHGLEATSIAKNNSVFANRIGEKVAPDIVTYIDDGTLPNEWGSLSIDDEGEKTRKNILIENGILKGYLIDKFNARRMNAEATGSSRRQSYRFNPTSRMTNTYIAPGTSTPEEIIASTENGIYAKYMGGGSVNPATGDYNFAVMEAYLVKDGKIKRPVRGATLIGNGAKTLQLVDRVGNNLAHGAGMCGSLSGSLPVNVGQPMIRISEITVGGTKGE; encoded by the coding sequence ATGATCAAACAATCAATAATTGAAAACGTACTAGAAGCCGCTCTCTCAACAGGCGGCGATTTCTCAGAAGTGTTCATTGAAGATAAATATGTGAACACAATAGAATTGCAAAGTGGAAAAATAGAGAAAAGTATATCTGGTCGTGATTTTGGCATTGGTATTCGTATTTTTTCGGGTCTCCAAAGCATCTATACCTATACGACTGATTTTTCCGAAGAAGGTTTGCTAGTAGCAGCAAAACGCGCAGCACTTGCAATTAATAGTGGAGCACAAGGAATCATTCATCCACTTCAAAAAGAAACATTAAATCCTATACACCAAATTGTTCAAATGCCACAAAATGTCGAAAATGCTAGAAAAGTTGCCATCATGAGAAAGGCAAATGAGATTGCGAGAAATTATGATGAGCGTATACGGCAGGTCGCTCTCCGCTATTTTGACGAAGAACAAAATGTACTGATTGCAAATTCCGAAGGTAAATTCATCACAGACACACGTGTCCATAGTAGACTTTCCATTCAAGCGACCGCTTCCGATGGCGTCGAAATGCAAACAGGTTTCTACGGGCCAGGTGCACATGCAGGGTTTGAATTTATCGAAAAACTAGATCTCGAACATTATGCAGGTGAAGCGGCGCGTATTGCTGTAACAATGCTTGGTGCGGATGAATGTCCTAGTGGGAAGTTTCCAGTCATTATCGATAATGAATTCGGTGGTGTTATTTTCCATGAAGCATGTGGACACGGGTTGGAAGCGACTTCTATTGCTAAAAATAATTCTGTTTTCGCGAATCGGATTGGTGAAAAGGTCGCACCTGATATCGTGACCTATATCGATGATGGTACACTCCCGAACGAATGGGGCTCCCTTTCTATTGATGATGAAGGAGAGAAAACTCGTAAAAATATCTTGATTGAAAATGGAATTCTAAAAGGTTATCTCATTGATAAATTTAATGCTCGTCGCATGAATGCAGAAGCGACTGGATCTTCGCGTCGCCAGTCGTATCGTTTCAACCCTACCTCTCGTATGACCAATACGTATATCGCACCTGGCACTTCTACACCGGAAGAAATTATCGCTTCTACGGAAAACGGCATTTATGCAAAATACATGGGGGGAGGCTCCGTAAATCCAGCAACAGGCGATTACAACTTCGCAGTTATGGAGGCCTATCTCGTGAAAGATGGCAAGATTAAACGTCCGGTTCGAGGTGCAACACTTATCGGAAATGGCGCGAAAACATTGCAACTTGTAGACCGTGTCGGCAATAATCTCGCACACGGTGCTGGAATGTGCGGTTCGTTAAGTGGAAGCCTCCCAGTAAATGTAGGTCAGCCAATGATTCGTATTAGTGAAATAACCGTCGGTGGAACAAAGGGGGAATAA
- a CDS encoding ABC transporter permease, giving the protein MKSKTGVLLGRLMRNIIRSPDTIITVAITPIMMLLLFVYVFGGAIETGTDNYVNYLLPGILLMAIASGVAYTSVRLFTDVKSGLMARFITMPIKRSSVLWAHVLTSLVSNALTIVVVILVALLMGFRSSADILDWLAVAGILGLFTLALTWLAVIPGLTAGSMEGATAYSYPLIFLPFISSAFVPTETMPKIVRAFAENQPVTSIVNAIRALLYEGSVGNDIWIALAWCVGIMVIAYFFAIKVFKRQLG; this is encoded by the coding sequence ATGAAAAGCAAAACAGGGGTATTACTAGGGCGTTTAATGCGGAACATCATACGCAGCCCGGATACGATTATCACGGTGGCGATTACGCCGATTATGATGCTGCTACTGTTTGTCTACGTATTTGGCGGCGCCATAGAGACAGGCACGGACAACTACGTCAATTATTTATTGCCGGGAATCTTGCTGATGGCTATCGCATCCGGCGTCGCTTACACTTCCGTGCGGCTGTTTACGGATGTAAAGAGCGGGCTGATGGCGCGTTTCATTACCATGCCCATCAAGCGCTCATCGGTATTGTGGGCTCACGTGTTGACCTCGCTTGTTTCCAATGCGCTTACGATCGTGGTGGTTATCCTCGTCGCGCTCTTGATGGGCTTCCGTTCCAGCGCTGATATCCTGGATTGGCTCGCGGTTGCTGGGATACTCGGGCTGTTTACGCTGGCGCTGACATGGCTGGCGGTCATTCCCGGATTGACAGCGGGGTCTATGGAAGGGGCGACAGCCTACTCGTACCCGCTGATTTTCCTGCCGTTTATCAGTTCGGCCTTTGTCCCCACCGAAACCATGCCTAAAATTGTCCGTGCGTTCGCTGAGAACCAGCCCGTGACTTCAATCGTGAATGCGATTCGTGCCCTCTTGTATGAAGGGTCTGTAGGCAACGATATCTGGATCGCGCTTGCCTGGTGCGTCGGCATCATGGTCATCGCTTACTTCTTCGCCATTAAAGTATTTAAACGCCAGTTAGGGTAA
- a CDS encoding TldD/PmbA family protein, with product MNITDFQEELLNKAMDAGFKEAEVYYERTESFQCMIFEGEIDSYETSEDGGLGLRGLYNGKMGYAYTEKMDEDSISFLIDRAKANADVLDEDDGTDIFEGSREYVGYDFYSEELANVQIPEKIELIKSIEKKVLSYDPRIVSLNYCALQSFSGDRVMANSKGLSLKEKKNGLIIFISAVVKDGEEMKTGGTYKVTRNFGSFDADEIAKEVAEEALSNLGEKSIPTGKYPIIMRHNAAASLLATFTPIFSAENTQKGLSLLKGKVGEKIASDSFTLLDDPFHPDAVAGSNFDGEGVATKKQTIISNGILETLLHNRKTAKIEGIQTTAHAHKSSYKSTLSIAPLNMYIAPGVRTKEELISSLTEGVLISDLAGLHSGTSTVSGDFSVAATGFYIKDGKIASPVKQMTIAGNFFDFMKDIEEIASDLYFSPGGFGAPSVLLKEISITVD from the coding sequence ATGAATATTACTGACTTCCAGGAAGAGTTACTAAACAAGGCGATGGATGCAGGGTTTAAAGAAGCTGAAGTCTATTACGAACGTACTGAATCATTCCAATGTATGATTTTTGAAGGGGAAATTGACAGCTACGAAACTTCTGAAGATGGAGGTCTTGGTTTACGAGGTCTGTATAACGGGAAAATGGGTTACGCCTATACAGAAAAAATGGATGAAGATTCCATATCATTTTTAATCGATCGAGCTAAAGCGAATGCAGACGTGCTTGACGAAGATGATGGGACCGATATTTTCGAAGGAAGCAGAGAATATGTGGGTTATGATTTTTACAGTGAAGAGCTTGCAAATGTACAAATCCCTGAAAAAATTGAACTAATTAAATCCATTGAAAAGAAAGTCCTTTCATATGATCCACGGATTGTCTCGCTCAACTATTGCGCACTGCAAAGTTTTTCTGGAGATCGTGTGATGGCAAACAGTAAAGGCCTTTCATTAAAAGAAAAAAAGAACGGCCTAATCATCTTCATTTCCGCAGTCGTGAAAGATGGAGAAGAAATGAAGACAGGTGGCACCTATAAAGTAACACGTAATTTTGGTTCTTTCGATGCGGATGAAATTGCAAAAGAAGTGGCAGAAGAAGCTCTTTCGAATCTTGGGGAGAAATCAATTCCAACAGGAAAATATCCAATTATTATGCGACATAATGCGGCAGCATCCCTTCTTGCTACGTTTACGCCCATCTTTTCAGCTGAAAATACACAAAAGGGTCTGTCCCTATTAAAAGGGAAGGTTGGAGAAAAAATTGCATCTGATTCCTTTACCCTGCTTGATGATCCATTTCATCCGGATGCAGTTGCGGGATCAAATTTTGATGGAGAAGGTGTAGCAACAAAAAAACAGACAATCATATCAAATGGTATATTAGAAACGCTTCTTCATAACAGAAAAACAGCAAAAATAGAAGGTATCCAAACAACAGCCCATGCACATAAATCTTCTTATAAAAGTACACTTTCCATTGCACCACTGAATATGTATATTGCACCAGGAGTAAGAACGAAGGAAGAATTGATTTCTTCTCTAACTGAAGGTGTCCTTATTTCGGACTTGGCTGGTCTTCATTCCGGTACGAGTACGGTTTCTGGAGATTTTTCCGTTGCAGCAACGGGCTTTTATATTAAAGATGGTAAAATTGCCTCCCCTGTAAAACAGATGACAATAGCAGGTAACTTCTTCGATTTTATGAAGGATATCGAAGAAATTGCATCAGATTTATACTTTAGCCCGGGTGGTTTTGGTGCACCATCTGTCCTTTTGAAAGAAATTTCCATTACGGTTGACTGA
- a CDS encoding DUF4153 domain-containing protein, with protein MDSKNLIIENISNPHELERMFRNDPHAFKKSFSDAWEQNPDSQVLGIWYERLHFKETSHSEKASFLQKGFLFMGILAILAGISTRIIFHFVEQEAIAPINLAFGIIPFIAAYFVYNNTPKKSVIYSLAALFLISGFYLNTLPLNYKDSIILAYLHLPIFLWVLVGLAFTGNEYSKGSTRLAYIKFNLEFCILYASMAVSGMVLAALTMQLFSFVGLDIEEFYFSNIVLFGAAALAIVAAYLVSMNLKLAKNITPYIAKIFSPLVLVTLLVYLITVIWVGKNPFLDRNFLIAFNGILLGVLAVTIFSITESDSDEKKNISDYINFALIVLALIIDSVALSAIVFRLSSYGITPNRLAVLGVNILIWGNLIWIMVSYMRFLQNKTGPSPIQDAVTKYLPVYGLWAAFVIFTFPFIFN; from the coding sequence ATGGACAGCAAAAATTTAATTATTGAAAATATTTCTAATCCCCATGAGCTAGAAAGAATGTTTAGAAATGACCCCCATGCCTTTAAAAAGTCATTCTCAGACGCATGGGAACAAAATCCTGATTCTCAGGTTCTTGGCATTTGGTATGAAAGATTGCATTTCAAGGAAACTTCACATTCAGAAAAAGCTTCCTTTCTTCAAAAAGGTTTCTTATTCATGGGCATTTTAGCCATTCTGGCCGGGATAAGTACCAGAATCATTTTTCATTTTGTCGAACAGGAAGCAATTGCTCCAATTAACCTGGCTTTTGGTATTATTCCCTTTATTGCTGCCTATTTTGTTTACAATAATACTCCGAAAAAAAGTGTTATTTATTCCCTTGCAGCGTTGTTTCTAATTTCCGGGTTTTATCTTAATACGCTACCATTAAATTATAAAGACAGTATTATCCTTGCTTATTTACACCTTCCCATATTCTTATGGGTATTGGTAGGGCTTGCATTTACAGGAAATGAATATTCAAAAGGCAGTACAAGATTAGCCTATATTAAATTTAATTTGGAATTTTGTATTCTCTACGCCAGCATGGCAGTTAGCGGAATGGTGCTAGCGGCATTAACCATGCAGTTATTTAGCTTTGTTGGCTTGGATATAGAAGAATTCTATTTTAGTAATATCGTTTTATTTGGTGCTGCCGCTCTCGCTATTGTGGCTGCATACCTGGTATCAATGAATCTTAAACTTGCTAAGAATATTACACCATATATAGCTAAAATTTTTAGTCCTCTTGTCCTGGTCACATTGTTGGTCTATCTTATAACAGTTATATGGGTAGGAAAAAATCCATTCTTGGACCGCAATTTCCTGATAGCCTTCAACGGAATACTCCTTGGTGTATTGGCCGTTACCATATTTTCAATTACCGAAAGCGACTCAGACGAGAAAAAGAACATTTCTGATTATATAAATTTTGCCCTAATTGTTCTTGCTCTTATCATTGACAGTGTGGCTTTGTCAGCCATAGTGTTCAGACTTTCTTCTTATGGGATTACACCAAACAGACTTGCTGTTTTAGGTGTAAACATACTTATCTGGGGAAATCTTATTTGGATTATGGTCTCTTATATGCGTTTTCTACAAAACAAGACCGGACCTTCACCAATCCAAGATGCGGTTACTAAGTATTTACCAGTCTACGGACTTTGGGCGGCTTTCGTTATATTTACTTTTCCTTTCATTTTTAATTAG
- a CDS encoding PadR family transcriptional regulator, which yields MENLTEMLKGSLEGCVLEIISRHETYGYEITRRLNELGFTEVVDGTVYTILVRLEKKKLVNIEKKPSDMGPPRKFYSLNEAGRQELELFWKKWDFVSSKINVLKSI from the coding sequence ATGGAAAATTTAACTGAAATGCTGAAGGGTTCGCTGGAAGGTTGCGTGCTGGAAATCATCAGCCGCCATGAAACCTATGGCTACGAGATTACCCGCCGCCTGAACGAGCTTGGGTTTACTGAAGTCGTGGATGGGACGGTCTACACCATCCTCGTGCGATTAGAAAAGAAAAAACTGGTGAACATAGAAAAGAAACCGTCAGATATGGGGCCGCCCCGCAAGTTTTACTCACTTAATGAGGCTGGCCGCCAGGAACTTGAATTGTTTTGGAAAAAATGGGATTTTGTATCATCAAAAATCAACGTCTTAAAGTCAATCTAG
- a CDS encoding DUF899 family protein, producing MSTSHLLSQIEVLQNEILEKKRQLTELKMSVPEILVQNYEFTTSFHQQTTLGELFGNKNELIVIHNMGKGCSYCTMWADGFNGVFHHLNAKAGFVIASPDTPEVQEDFAASRKWQFPMVSTQGSTFTKDMGFQNGKHHLPGVSTFRKDNEGNIYQIAQSPLGPGDDFCVTWPLFDLLPSGSNDVVAKQKLNNRSPFQLTNNIAVGVTDYPNALEFYEHVLGMKKVQISEKGTKFSMSGTNFFLEESSENNTFFEFAVEDFETALDVLLKHGCVITKEYAKKSVMFDDPYGLKFHMFEIEK from the coding sequence ATGTCAACTTCCCATTTATTATCTCAAATTGAAGTGCTTCAAAATGAAATTCTTGAAAAGAAAAGACAACTAACTGAGCTAAAAATGTCAGTGCCTGAAATCCTTGTTCAAAACTACGAATTTACAACATCCTTTCATCAACAAACTACCTTAGGTGAGTTGTTTGGTAACAAGAATGAATTAATTGTTATTCATAATATGGGTAAAGGTTGTTCGTATTGCACGATGTGGGCGGATGGTTTTAATGGTGTGTTTCATCATTTAAACGCCAAAGCAGGTTTTGTTATTGCTTCACCAGACACACCAGAAGTGCAAGAGGACTTTGCTGCAAGTCGTAAATGGCAATTTCCTATGGTTTCCACTCAAGGTAGTACTTTTACGAAGGATATGGGCTTCCAAAATGGGAAGCATCACCTTCCTGGCGTGTCCACATTCCGTAAGGATAACGAGGGAAATATTTATCAAATTGCACAGTCACCTCTTGGGCCAGGCGATGATTTTTGTGTGACTTGGCCATTGTTCGATTTACTTCCATCCGGTTCAAATGATGTCGTTGCCAAACAGAAATTAAACAATCGCTCTCCCTTCCAATTAACAAATAATATTGCAGTAGGTGTTACGGATTATCCTAATGCGCTTGAATTTTATGAGCATGTTTTAGGAATGAAAAAAGTACAGATCTCGGAAAAGGGAACAAAGTTTTCCATGAGTGGCACCAACTTCTTCCTTGAAGAAAGCTCGGAAAACAATACATTCTTTGAATTTGCAGTAGAGGATTTTGAAACTGCTTTGGATGTCTTATTAAAACATGGGTGCGTCATTACAAAGGAATACGCAAAAAAGAGCGTGATGTTTGATGATCCATATGGATTGAAGTTTCATATGTTTGAAATAGAAAAATGA
- the pgeF gene encoding peptidoglycan editing factor PgeF yields the protein MKTTIYLNNENFIAGMTVKDEAELEINNMALHICENPDNVRKNRKKLAATLHCELDNFVCANQTHSSNFQRVTLADKGRGADRLDTAIADTDALYTYEPNLLLCSFTADCVPVIFYNEVNGLIGVIHSGWQGTVKEITLKLFEHLKQVENCNPSDLRVQIGAALSQEKFEVDEDVYVKFKNLGYADDFMYYNNQTNKYHIDNQQTVKKQCELAGISTEQITIDPTCTYLSPDGFSYRQDKQSGRHLSFIMKKGD from the coding sequence ATGAAAACAACTATTTACTTAAATAATGAGAATTTTATAGCAGGGATGACCGTAAAAGATGAAGCCGAACTTGAAATCAACAATATGGCTCTCCACATCTGTGAAAACCCTGACAATGTAAGGAAAAATCGCAAAAAATTAGCTGCTACCTTGCATTGTGAGCTGGATAATTTCGTTTGTGCCAATCAAACACATAGCTCGAATTTCCAACGCGTAACGCTTGCTGACAAAGGGCGTGGCGCTGATCGTTTGGATACCGCAATTGCGGATACAGACGCCCTATATACGTATGAGCCAAATCTTTTATTATGTAGCTTTACCGCCGATTGTGTCCCGGTGATTTTTTACAATGAAGTGAATGGCCTCATTGGCGTTATACATTCCGGATGGCAAGGTACAGTCAAAGAAATTACCTTGAAACTTTTTGAACATCTAAAACAAGTGGAAAATTGTAACCCGAGTGATTTACGTGTCCAAATTGGTGCTGCGCTAAGTCAGGAAAAGTTTGAAGTAGATGAAGATGTGTATGTAAAATTTAAAAACCTTGGCTATGCGGATGATTTTATGTATTACAATAACCAAACCAACAAGTATCACATCGACAACCAGCAAACCGTGAAAAAGCAATGTGAGTTGGCAGGCATCTCGACTGAGCAAATTACCATTGATCCAACCTGTACGTATTTAAGCCCAGATGGGTTCTCCTATCGTCAAGACAAACAAAGCGGAAGACATCTTAGTTTTATTATGAAAAAAGGCGATTGA
- a CDS encoding CoA transferase subunit A translates to MSKVMNSILEAVSDIQDGSSLIVGGFGLCGIPEITIQALREQGTKNLTIYSNNCGVDDWGLGLLLANKQIKKMISSYVGENKIFEQQYLSGELEVELTPQGTLAERMRAGGAGIPGFYTATGVGTLIAEGKETKEFNGKTYLLEEGIVADFALVKAWKADTLGNLIYRKTSRNFNPLAAMAGKITIAEVEEIVEPGELNPDEIHTPGIYVQRLLVGKDYQKRIERRTVVKA, encoded by the coding sequence ATGAGTAAGGTAATGAATTCAATTTTGGAAGCGGTTTCAGATATTCAAGACGGCTCATCACTTATTGTTGGTGGTTTTGGGCTTTGTGGTATACCAGAGATAACAATTCAAGCACTTCGCGAACAAGGTACGAAGAATCTTACTATCTATAGTAACAACTGCGGTGTCGATGATTGGGGTCTAGGGCTATTGTTAGCGAATAAACAAATTAAGAAGATGATCTCCTCTTATGTCGGTGAAAATAAAATTTTCGAACAGCAATATTTAAGTGGGGAACTAGAAGTAGAACTGACACCACAAGGCACGCTTGCCGAACGAATGAGAGCTGGTGGAGCTGGTATTCCAGGTTTTTATACCGCGACGGGTGTAGGTACATTAATTGCAGAAGGCAAAGAAACGAAAGAATTTAATGGAAAAACATATTTACTTGAAGAAGGTATTGTGGCCGATTTTGCATTAGTAAAAGCGTGGAAAGCAGATACACTAGGCAACCTCATATACCGGAAAACGTCTCGCAACTTTAATCCCCTTGCGGCAATGGCTGGGAAAATAACTATTGCAGAGGTAGAAGAAATTGTCGAACCAGGTGAACTGAATCCCGATGAAATACACACACCAGGTATTTATGTGCAGCGACTTTTAGTTGGAAAAGATTATCAAAAACGAATTGAACGCAGAACAGTTGTCAAGGCGTAA
- a CDS encoding DUF1048 domain-containing protein codes for MMEMFKKMIGDKKEYKMMMARVEALPEDYRFVFKKIQNYMWNFSAGSGMDMLHMQYELIELFEVGAAEGRQVLEITGDDVASFADELVAHAKTYVAKYREDLNQSIMKRLGKNKFNR; via the coding sequence ATGATGGAAATGTTCAAAAAAATGATTGGTGATAAAAAAGAATACAAGATGATGATGGCACGGGTTGAAGCCCTACCAGAGGACTACCGGTTTGTATTTAAGAAAATTCAAAACTACATGTGGAATTTCTCAGCGGGCAGCGGGATGGATATGCTGCACATGCAGTATGAATTAATCGAGTTGTTCGAAGTCGGTGCGGCTGAAGGCCGACAAGTGCTGGAAATCACTGGGGACGACGTGGCGTCCTTTGCCGACGAACTAGTGGCACACGCTAAAACCTATGTCGCCAAGTATCGTGAAGATTTGAATCAGAGTATCATGAAGCGATTGGGAAAAAATAAATTCAATAGATAA
- a CDS encoding ATP-binding cassette domain-containing protein, translating to MSNAAISVKGLKKSFKDKEVLKGVDFEVRRGEIFALLGSNGAGKTTIVNILSTLMKADGGEVGICGFDVQRQPDRVRQSISLTGQFAALDGMLTGRENLMMIAKLWGVSNPAQVADNLLARFSLTDAAKRRADKYSGGMKRRLDIAMSLIGTPAVIFLDEPTTGLDPEARIEVWDTVKELAGGGTTILLTTQYLEEAEQLADRIAILHGGKIITTGTLTELKEMFPPAKVEYIEKQPTLEEIFLAIIGKKEEM from the coding sequence ATGAGCAATGCAGCGATTTCTGTAAAAGGGTTAAAAAAATCCTTTAAAGACAAGGAAGTTTTAAAGGGGGTGGATTTTGAGGTGCGGCGTGGCGAAATTTTCGCACTGCTGGGCTCAAATGGAGCAGGCAAGACGACGATAGTCAACATCCTCTCGACACTGATGAAGGCTGATGGCGGCGAAGTAGGTATTTGCGGCTTTGACGTCCAGCGTCAACCGGATCGTGTTCGCCAGAGCATCAGCCTGACAGGGCAGTTCGCAGCTTTAGACGGCATGCTCACCGGGCGGGAAAACCTGATGATGATCGCCAAGTTGTGGGGAGTTTCCAATCCCGCTCAAGTCGCCGACAATCTGCTTGCAAGATTCAGCCTGACCGATGCGGCCAAACGCCGGGCAGACAAATATTCCGGCGGGATGAAGCGCCGGCTTGACATCGCCATGAGCCTGATCGGGACGCCAGCAGTTATTTTTCTCGACGAACCGACGACAGGGCTTGACCCCGAAGCGCGGATTGAAGTCTGGGATACCGTCAAGGAGCTTGCCGGCGGCGGCACGACCATCTTGCTGACGACCCAGTACTTGGAGGAAGCCGAACAACTGGCGGACCGTATCGCCATCCTGCATGGCGGAAAAATCATCACGACTGGTACTCTTACCGAACTCAAGGAGATGTTCCCGCCAGCGAAAGTGGAGTACATCGAGAAGCAGCCGACATTGGAGGAAATTTTCCTCGCGATCATCGGCAAAAAGGAGGAGATGTAA